The DNA region ACTTGATCAAGCATAGCGTTAACACTTTCCTCGTGACGTGCATCCGGCTTGAATTCAGAGAAATTCTCAAAATCTGTGAATAGAGATAACATAACCTGGGCACGAACATCGGCAACTTGCAGTTCAGCCATAATTTGTCTTAAGTGCTCAACAGCTCTGGTTCCGCTTGCGGAGCCGTAACTGACAAAGCCGGCAGCCTTATTGTTCCACTCAGCATAGATAAAGTCGATTGCATTTTTTAAAGCAGCGGATACAGAATGGTTGTATTCGGGTGTCACAAACACGAAACCGTCTAAAGTGTTGATTTTTTTAGCCCATATCTTAGTATGGTCCTTAGTATATTGGGCCATAGCTGGTGGATAAGGCTCATCGAGTAGTGGTAAGTCATAATCAGCTATGTCTACTAATTCAAAATCTACATCCGTTCTTTTTATGGCAATATCATTGACCCACTGTGCAACGGCACTGGCATTTCTTCCTGGTCTTGTACTTCCTACAATAATTCCTATTTTTAACATCTAAATTCCTCCTTATAAGCATAAATCACTAATTAGTGATATATGTTGTATGATAATGGCCTATTAGAGGCCATTAAGTTTCTTGAGTAATTGAAGTAACTGTTGCTTTTCATCCATGTTTAGGCGATAGAAAAAATCTTTGAGATAGTGAAGGTGTGTCAAAAAAGCATCTTCAATAATCTGGGTGCCTTCATCTGTGAGGGAGACTTTGTATGAACGCCTATCTTCAGCATCTGGACTTTTTTTAATCCAACCTTCTTTTTCTAGATTTCTAATTACAACAGTCATATTACCGCTTGTTGCAAGATTCTTGTGTATCAGATCGCAGATTTTTAAAGGACCAAGGTGGTAGAGGGACTCCAAAACACCAAACTGAGGAACAGTTAAACCATAGTTGTTTAAGAAAACCTGTAGCCTTCGTGTGAAGCTTAAGTAAGTCCTAGATAATGCTACTACTGATTTTAAATGGATATCATTTTCGTCGCCATAAGAGAATGTATTTTTCATAGGTTTAATATATCACTAATTAGTGACAGTTGTCAAGTTTTTTGTTCAATTTTGCTAGAGGTAAGTTTTCGACATAATGTCGGGTAATGACTATAAGAGCCGACGCAGTGTCAAATGTCTGGTATTTGTGGATTTACGTTATTTAGTACATAATGAATAGTGAAAAAGTTTGGTAGTTGAGCATAGGGTTGTTATAGTGTATAATTTCTATAAGTATATTATGGTTTAAAATCGTTTAACACCTTAACCATATTACAAAACCAGATAAAGAGGATACCAAGCATGAGGGTAATGAGACCATTAAGATGGGATACAATAACAGAAAAGTTTATAAAATATAAATTAGGAATTGGCTTAGTACTGATTCTTTGTGGTCTGTTTTTTACCAATCAGACCTCTTATGGTGAGGCCATATATTTTACATTAGAATCCTTAAATGAATATGAGACCATTATGCTGATCATCAATCCGGATAGTGGTGATATTATAGCTGGTAGTCAAGGTGCTAGGACATTTTATGGCTATGAACATATGAGTGGCATGAATATTAAATCAATTAACATCTTGTCTGCGGAAGAAGTCGATGCGGAAATGGAGCATGCTTATTTGGAAAAACGAAATTTTTTCCATTTTCGTCATAAGTTAGCTAATGGTGAGATTAGAGACGTACATGTTAATTCTTATGCCATGATGTTGGACGGTGAAGATGTCCTGGTTTCAAGAATTAGAGATGTGACAGAGGAAATTCATAACGAAGAAGCCAAACAACTCTATTATAGACTGACCATTGTTATGTTTTTTATCTTTGTAGTTATACTTTCAATACTCATCTATAAGCTGGATAAAGCAAAGAAAAGAGCAGATGAAGCAAATTTAGCTAAAAGTAGGTTTCTTGCCAATATGTCTCATGAGATTAGAACGCCTATTAATGGTATGTTGGGTTTTTTGCAATTGTTACAAGCATATCCAATGAGTGAAGAACAAGAAGAATTAATAGATGGTGCAAAAGTATCTTCAAAAATGTTGCTTCATGTCGTTAATGATATACTTGATTTTTCTAAAATTGAAGCTGGTAAATTACAGTTGGAACAGATAGCCTTTAATCTTAAGCAAATGGTTGAAGAATCGGTGTCCATTTTTAAACCAAGTGCAATGGAGAAGGGGATTGATCTTATAACGCATTTCCAAAGCGGGCTACCCCACTATGTTGTTGGAGATCCTATGCGACTTAGACAGATTTTATATAACTTGCTGAGCAATGCTATTAAGTTTACCCATAAAGGTAAAGTTGAACTTCGGTTAAAAGGTATTATAAAAGATGAGAATCAAGTATTTTTAACCTTTGAAGTTGAGGACACAGGGATTGGCATTACTCCGGATAGTTTGGCGTTATTATTTGAGTCTTTTAGTCAAAGTGATGTATCGACAACAAGAAAATTCGGTGGTACAGGACTGGGACTTACAATCTCTAGAGAATTGGCTACCATCATGGGTGGGGATATACATGTGGACAGTCAATATGGAAAAGGTACTGTCTTTTTCTTCGATATAACACTACAAACGGATAATCATAGTTTTGAACACGAAGTTCAAGAGCATTTGGATGATTCCTTAGAATCAAATGAAAACAGTTACACTTTTACAGAGCAACCGAGTATTCTCGTGGTAGAAGATAATACCATCAACCAGAAGTTAATTGTTAAGATGTTGGCATCAAAGGACCTTGTATGTGATTTGGTATGTCATGGCAAAGAAGCAGTTGAAGCCTTTATTCACAAAACCTATGATATCATTTTTATGGATTGCCAAATGCCGGTTATGGATGGGTATGAAGCTACCAAAAAAATTCGACAGATAGAAGATGGGAGACGTCGTACGAAAATTATAGCCATGACAGCCAATACTTTGGAAAGCGACCAAAAAAAGTGTATGGAAGCAGGTATGGACGATTATATCAGTAAACCCATAGACTTTCACACGATGTTGAAGTTTATTCATCACCAATAAGTGACGAGAGTAGTGCATAAGTTTTCGGACATAATGTCTTGGTGATGATTAAGGAAAGGACACATATGACGTATTTGAAAAAATATACAGATGGACAACCCATAAGTCGCAGAGCTTTTTTACAAGATGTGCTTATATGTTCCTTAGGAGCATATGGAGGACCAGAAGCCCACATGGGCGTGTTTATTGATCAGATGGTGGTTAAAAAGCATTATCTGAGTGAAGAAGAATTGATTGAGCTTATAGCCTTATGTAGTATCTTACCGGGACCTACCAGTACTCAGACTATTGTTTCAATTGGCTATAAAACAGGAGGCCCATTTTTAGCACTACTCACCATGTTGGTCTGGGCACTTCCGGTACTGAT from Petrocella atlantisensis includes:
- a CDS encoding MarR family winged helix-turn-helix transcriptional regulator, with the protein product MKNTFSYGDENDIHLKSVVALSRTYLSFTRRLQVFLNNYGLTVPQFGVLESLYHLGPLKICDLIHKNLATSGNMTVVIRNLEKEGWIKKSPDAEDRRSYKVSLTDEGTQIIEDAFLTHLHYLKDFFYRLNMDEKQQLLQLLKKLNGL
- a CDS encoding ATP-binding protein, with product MRPLRWDTITEKFIKYKLGIGLVLILCGLFFTNQTSYGEAIYFTLESLNEYETIMLIINPDSGDIIAGSQGARTFYGYEHMSGMNIKSINILSAEEVDAEMEHAYLEKRNFFHFRHKLANGEIRDVHVNSYAMMLDGEDVLVSRIRDVTEEIHNEEAKQLYYRLTIVMFFIFVVILSILIYKLDKAKKRADEANLAKSRFLANMSHEIRTPINGMLGFLQLLQAYPMSEEQEELIDGAKVSSKMLLHVVNDILDFSKIEAGKLQLEQIAFNLKQMVEESVSIFKPSAMEKGIDLITHFQSGLPHYVVGDPMRLRQILYNLLSNAIKFTHKGKVELRLKGIIKDENQVFLTFEVEDTGIGITPDSLALLFESFSQSDVSTTRKFGGTGLGLTISRELATIMGGDIHVDSQYGKGTVFFFDITLQTDNHSFEHEVQEHLDDSLESNENSYTFTEQPSILVVEDNTINQKLIVKMLASKDLVCDLVCHGKEAVEAFIHKTYDIIFMDCQMPVMDGYEATKKIRQIEDGRRRTKIIAMTANTLESDQKKCMEAGMDDYISKPIDFHTMLKFIHHQ
- a CDS encoding NADPH-dependent FMN reductase codes for the protein MLKIGIIVGSTRPGRNASAVAQWVNDIAIKRTDVDFELVDIADYDLPLLDEPYPPAMAQYTKDHTKIWAKKINTLDGFVFVTPEYNHSVSAALKNAIDFIYAEWNNKAAGFVSYGSASGTRAVEHLRQIMAELQVADVRAQVMLSLFTDFENFSEFKPDARHEESVNAMLDQVIAWSGALKTLR